The following coding sequences are from one Pseudomonadota bacterium window:
- a CDS encoding enoyl-CoA hydratase-related protein, whose protein sequence is MGTIRIETRGDDVFLITIDRADRRNAFDEPLLDEWVARLAEIAPRAPRAVVITGAGDAFSAGYDVRGIDPAQDPRLPLPDARFERAIRAVLDLPCPAVAAVNGDAFGGGLDLALACDLCLVAPDAKLAMTPCRLGLVYSADGVARLVSRLGAALARRMFLTALPIDAAEAARAGAVEIVEPKDALLPRALGIASRIASNAPLAVRGTRTTVEAVEGAIARSLSTETRALLRDLRILALQSDDLKEGLAAFAEKRPPRFRGE, encoded by the coding sequence ATGGGCACGATCCGCATCGAGACGCGCGGGGACGACGTCTTCCTGATCACCATCGATCGCGCCGACAGGCGAAACGCCTTCGACGAGCCACTCCTCGACGAGTGGGTCGCGCGCCTCGCGGAGATCGCCCCGCGGGCGCCGCGCGCCGTCGTGATCACGGGCGCCGGGGACGCGTTCTCGGCCGGGTACGACGTCCGCGGGATCGACCCCGCGCAGGATCCGCGCCTGCCGCTGCCGGACGCCCGGTTCGAGCGGGCGATCCGCGCGGTGCTGGATCTCCCGTGCCCGGCCGTCGCGGCCGTGAACGGCGACGCGTTCGGCGGCGGGCTCGATCTCGCCTTGGCGTGCGACCTATGCCTGGTCGCTCCCGACGCGAAGCTCGCGATGACGCCGTGCCGGCTCGGGCTCGTCTACTCGGCGGACGGGGTCGCGCGCCTCGTCTCGAGGCTCGGGGCTGCGCTCGCACGGAGGATGTTCTTGACGGCGCTCCCGATCGACGCCGCCGAGGCCGCGAGAGCCGGCGCCGTCGAGATCGTGGAACCGAAGGACGCTCTCCTGCCCCGGGCGCTGGGGATCGCGTCGCGGATCGCGTCGAACGCCCCACTCGCCGTGCGCGGCACGCGGACGACCGTCGAGGCGGTCGAGGGCGCGATCGCGCGGTCGCTCTCGACCGAGACCCGCGCCCTCCTGCGCGACCTGCGGATCCTCGCGCTCCAGTCCGACGATCTGAAGGAAGGTCTCGCCGCGTTCGCCGAGAAGCGCCCCCCGCGGTTCCGGGGGGAGTGA